TATAAGTGCAACACAATGTTGACATTCACCATATGCTACCACTTCCGCTCAACTTCCACGCATACAATTTTAGGCGAATGTTGCATAAATCCAAAGCATGCACGAGACCAAACGTCTCCAACTCCGGTCGTAACACTAGATTGTTAATGAAATAATTGTTCCGGATGCAGTCATCTCAGGCCtgcctgttaaaatgccagaggCCTGTTTATTCCGAATGAATAACACGGAGGggcaaaatgtttgttaaatgtattgaaaacgAATGGAATGGATTTTCACATCAGGGTCTGCCACTGTGCATGTGCAGATGATTTCGCAGCTCCACTCTGGTGGAGATCTCTTGAACAATGTAAGTATACATTTCCCACACAGTACAGACTTCCATTGTCCCTTAAAAAGTGTCTGGTTTACCTGTACTTTGGTTGATTCCTTTATTTGTGTACCAGAGCTGTTAATCTGGAGAGCAAACTATCAGCAGTGCCCTGTTTTTAGGACGGAATGTAGCTAGCGATTAACGCACCTTATGAAATCCTTGAGTCACCAAGTTGTGAAATAGACTGTAGTTCCTACCCTGAAGAAAGTTGTTACCCAAATTGCTCtccaggttgttgctgtgcTTGCAGTCAACTCAAGCCCCTTGTTCTCATGGCAACAACTGTATTCCTTTGTAGCCAGTAGAGGGCACTATAGGACTGAAGAAAAATCCCTCAGCTCTTGGTCCTTTCCTTCCTATTTTTCTAGACTGAGCCTAAACATTCCAACTCACAGTCCAGTCCAAGGTTACTAGTCTTACAAATTAGCTTTATTTATAAACCACTgcccaacaaaaaaaatacaaggtTGACATAATACCTCCTGCCCTAGCTACTGACTTCTGTTAATGAAGTAGCATGTTAGATATATATTAATTCAGTTGCAGTAGCTCTGCAGGTGGTTGAAGCTACATGGCTTATGACAACACTGCTCCACAATGCCTCTCTTCACTTTTGAATCTTCGTGGTCCTTCCACGGACGCTCCTGCTCAGCCTTCTGACCATGTCTGCTCTTAGTCCTAAACCCTTTGACGGaaagagaaagatgaagagatggTCTTAGGGAACAAAGATGTGAAGAGACTTCAGTAAAGCATATCAGCGAACAACTTCCCTCCAAAATTCCTTTTAGTCTTTTGACTAGCCATAATGTATGTGCAATCAGATCTTCACAATCCGTTTAGTCTTGTTCAGGGCCCTCCAGATCCATCAGATGACAGAGAGATCAAACTTTGGGCATATCAATAAGAAATTGGAGCTTTTTTCCCGACAGATTCCCTGAAACAGGTTCTGGGAGACAATGTGATGAGGAATCTGGAGAATTCTCAAGATTTCTTCATCTCTTGTCACACGGATACATACAAACACCCG
The window above is part of the Esox lucius isolate fEsoLuc1 chromosome 4, fEsoLuc1.pri, whole genome shotgun sequence genome. Proteins encoded here:
- the LOC105007078 gene encoding insulin translates to MAVELWSLSSFDMSVLRWVLFVQLFLVPLFLRVCSSPNAQLLCGSQLVDALYLVCGENGFFYNPKRSSRDLHWTHLPETDCEDLIAHTLWLVKRLKGILEGSCSLICFTEVSSHLCSLRPSLHLSLSVKGFRTKSRHGQKAEQERPWKDHEDSKVKRGIVEQCCHKPCSFNHLQSYCN